In Miscanthus floridulus cultivar M001 chromosome 19, ASM1932011v1, whole genome shotgun sequence, the DNA window gccaccttcctcctcctcctgctcgttCCTCCTTGACCTGGACCACCCGTCGCCGTTCCCCGCCGCCTCCCCATTCCCTGACCTTGGCGACCTCCTCCTGCCCCCGGCGCCGGCGCTCGACCCCTTCTTCGCCTTCCCCCCGACCCCGTCCCCCTACACCCCGCTCCTCCTCCGCGACCTCACCGACCGCGTCGCCGCGCTCGAGCTCGCCGTCGCCACAGCGCGCCGCCGCCCCGAGCCCCCCGCCACCAGGAAGCGCACCTACGTCACCGAGGCCGGCGGCCGCAAGGTCAAGTGGACCTCCGTCGAGAAGCCGCGCGCCGGGGAGCGGACGCTCAGGTGGGAGGCCGAGATCAAGTCCCCCGACGACGACGGCTTCGACCGCAAGTGGAAGTGGGAGGCCAAGGGAGGATCCTCCGCCGCCGGTGGCGCCGGCGCCAGGAAGCTCAAGTGGGGCGCCGCGGTCAAGGGCAAGGGATGTCTCGAACCTTGGTCCCAGGCCTACACCTGGGAGGAGGACTTCACCGCCAGCGACAGCGACGACGAAGAGGAGGAGCGCGCGGCcggcaagaacaagaacaagaccAAGAAGGCCACcgtgaagaaggagaagaaggaggaggtgaAGGCcgtcaagaaggagaagaaatgcCCCTTTGCCACCGTCAAGATCGAGGAGATCTCCGATGACAATGATGCTGGATGCGTCGCCATCAAAAAGGTCAGACCTTTTCTTCTGCATTCGTCATTCTCCCTCACTGGTGATTGGGTGGGTTTTTGCTCCTCACAGGGGTTTTGGACGGTGGTTGGGGCCAAGAAAGGTttactttttatttatttattttgatcTGAAGAAAAGGTTAGATTTTTAGCAGGATTAAGAGATCCATAGACGCTTGTTATGGTTTTAGAAGAGTTTGGTGATGTTCTACCGTTCTGGATCCGCATTCCTGGCTTCTTGTACTGACCTGCATTTTTTTTCCTCTCTGATGAGTGAAGGCATTTGCTAAGGGCAACGGCAAGGGAAAGAGGAAGGAGCTCTCCCCACAAGATGCTGCATTGCTCATCCAGATGACCTACAGGGCTCACCTTGCTCACCGCTCCCAGGTGCTTCGATGCCTGCGCGATCTGGCTGTGGCTAAAGCCAAGCTCAAGGAGCTCAGGTCCCTGTTCTATAACATCTCCTACAGGCACCGCATTGCGCATGACCACGAAGAGCGCCAGAGGTTCTCTGAGAAGATCATCGTCCTGCTCATAACCGTCGATGCGCTCGAGGTGAGCTGCATGTTTGTCATTGTGTTTCCTCAGTTACAATGTTGGGTTGCGAGTTGAGTTGTTGCATTGTTTGCCAGTGTGATATATTTGTCAAATCTCTTTGTGCAGCATTAGTTTCCAGTGCTGCGCTAGTATCTGAAGTTATTGGTTAA includes these proteins:
- the LOC136525374 gene encoding BAG family molecular chaperone regulator 7-like, giving the protein MASHRHFLRLLDDPFFPFPPPPPSSSSCSFLLDLDHPSPFPAASPFPDLGDLLLPPAPALDPFFAFPPTPSPYTPLLLRDLTDRVAALELAVATARRRPEPPATRKRTYVTEAGGRKVKWTSVEKPRAGERTLRWEAEIKSPDDDGFDRKWKWEAKGGSSAAGGAGARKLKWGAAVKGKGCLEPWSQAYTWEEDFTASDSDDEEEERAAGKNKNKTKKATVKKEKKEEVKAVKKEKKCPFATVKIEEISDDNDAGCVAIKKAFAKGNGKGKRKELSPQDAALLIQMTYRAHLAHRSQVLRCLRDLAVAKAKLKELRSLFYNISYRHRIAHDHEERQRFSEKIIVLLITVDALEGPDYMVRTAKKSMLEELEAMLEVVDPQPPGKQRSLSHRKFDLPEGGAISDEKMAAANKAARIIEEGK